A genomic window from Deltaproteobacteria bacterium includes:
- a CDS encoding diacylglycerol kinase family lipid kinase, producing MPSQKTVFIVNPRAGNGAAAAKWRAMSRLVEEQLGSFTACFTERAGDATLLTREHLAAGAGLIIGVGGDGTLNEIINGFMEIPPTVCREARLGVVPFGTGCDFARIILKSPSPRRALQIIQEGYTRSLDLGRVQFSNHEGAPEVHYFHNVVSFGTGGEVAFHVNSHSKAGGAFLSFLRSTLVCLLRHGARRICLHCDGQAEEFVVRNIVVANGRYHGGGMCVAPEALADDGLLHVTVIGDLSLPEMLLNIAKFYNGRIKEIRKVITLTARHIEATSTQDIRIDADGEQPGWLPVVIDILPHALPVIVDRKMFPT from the coding sequence TTGCCGAGTCAAAAAACAGTCTTTATTGTCAATCCCCGGGCCGGCAACGGTGCGGCGGCGGCGAAATGGCGTGCCATGAGCAGGCTGGTGGAAGAACAGTTAGGCTCATTTACGGCCTGCTTCACCGAACGGGCAGGCGACGCCACCCTGCTTACCCGCGAGCATTTAGCCGCCGGCGCCGGTTTGATTATCGGCGTGGGCGGGGACGGTACGTTAAATGAGATCATTAATGGTTTTATGGAGATACCCCCTACGGTCTGCCGTGAAGCCCGCCTCGGAGTTGTGCCCTTCGGCACGGGATGTGATTTTGCGAGGATAATCCTCAAATCACCCTCTCCCCGCAGGGCGCTGCAGATTATACAAGAGGGATACACGCGCTCCCTCGATCTGGGGCGGGTTCAATTTTCCAATCACGAAGGCGCTCCTGAAGTCCATTACTTTCATAATGTCGTCAGTTTTGGGACCGGCGGCGAGGTAGCCTTCCATGTCAACTCCCACAGCAAAGCCGGTGGCGCCTTCCTGTCTTTTCTGCGTTCAACTTTGGTCTGCCTCCTGCGTCACGGTGCGAGGCGCATTTGCCTGCACTGTGATGGTCAGGCGGAGGAATTCGTCGTCCGGAACATTGTCGTGGCTAATGGACGCTACCATGGCGGCGGCATGTGCGTGGCTCCCGAGGCGCTGGCTGACGATGGTCTCCTGCACGTGACGGTAATCGGCGATTTGTCACTGCCGGAAATGCTCCTTAATATTGCCAAATTTTACAATGGTCGTATCAAGGAGATAAGAAAGGTAATAACATTGACCGCCAGGCACATTGAAGCCACCTCAACGCAGGATATTCGTATTGATGCGGATGGCGAGCAGCCGGGCTGGTTGCCGGTAGTCATTGATATCCTGCCCCACGCGCTGCCTGTGATTGTTGACCGGAAGATGTTCCCAACATAG
- a CDS encoding tetraprenyl-beta-curcumene synthase family protein, whose amino-acid sequence MTPKIFLQVRPQVHEHLQHWIDQARIIPDPELQKQALASIAGKTFHCEGGSIYGLLAGDRYREAIRFIVAYQTISDYLDNLCDRSTSLDPNDFRILHTSMKHALTPGARLDDYYRCRAEQDDGGYLAALVLTCQEVLAALPGYKLIAPHLHELADYYCALQVYKHVRREERVPLMQAWFDEQKQALPPMAWYEFAACSGSTVGIFCLVAHACHEDCTALLVRNIRDACFPWVQGLHILLDYFIDQDEDRLGGDLNFCSYYRDYREMVTRLSHFYQQANLSIAALPYARFHCLINQGMLGIYCADKKVYRQKEVRMAARTLVFLGGSVGVFFYLICWLYRRMAASDPQSARRTA is encoded by the coding sequence ATGACGCCGAAGATATTTTTGCAGGTGCGTCCCCAGGTGCATGAGCATTTGCAGCACTGGATTGATCAGGCCCGGATTATTCCCGATCCGGAGCTGCAAAAACAGGCCCTGGCCAGCATCGCCGGCAAGACCTTTCACTGCGAGGGCGGCAGCATTTACGGTCTCCTGGCCGGTGATCGCTATCGGGAGGCCATCCGGTTTATCGTCGCCTATCAAACCATCAGCGATTATCTGGATAACCTGTGCGATCGCAGCACCTCTCTGGACCCCAATGACTTCCGCATTTTGCATACCTCCATGAAGCACGCCCTGACGCCGGGAGCAAGATTGGACGATTATTATCGCTGTCGGGCTGAACAGGATGATGGCGGATATCTGGCTGCCCTCGTCCTGACCTGTCAGGAAGTGCTGGCCGCTTTGCCGGGCTATAAACTGATCGCTCCTCATCTCCACGAACTGGCAGACTACTACTGCGCTTTACAGGTGTACAAGCATGTCCGCCGTGAGGAGCGCGTGCCCCTGATGCAGGCCTGGTTTGACGAACAAAAGCAGGCTTTGCCGCCCATGGCCTGGTATGAATTTGCCGCCTGTTCCGGTTCCACCGTCGGAATATTCTGTCTCGTGGCCCATGCCTGTCATGAGGATTGTACCGCCTTGCTGGTGCGCAATATTAGAGATGCCTGCTTCCCCTGGGTGCAGGGGTTGCACATCCTTTTGGATTACTTTATAGACCAGGATGAAGACCGCCTCGGCGGCGACCTGAATTTTTGCTCCTATTATCGGGATTATCGGGAAATGGTGACCCGCCTGTCCCATTTCTATCAGCAGGCCAACTTGAGCATCGCCGCCTTGCCCTACGCCCGCTTCCATTGTCTCATCAACCAGGGAATGCTGGGGATCTATTGCGCCGATAAAAAAGTTTACCGGCAGAAGGAAGTCAGAATGGCCGCCAGAACTCTGGTTTTTCTGGGAGGCAGCGTGGGCGTGTTTTTCTATCTTATCTGCTGGTTGTACCGGCGGATGGCGGCCAGTGATCCGCAATCGGCCCGCCGGACTGCTTAA
- a CDS encoding NAD(P)/FAD-dependent oxidoreductase codes for MNSNNKDDGHRIIVVGAGAGGMMAAGRAAELGGAVLLLEKTDQPGKKLLISGKSRCNLTNAKELEPFLAMYGANGPFLRQVFHRYFREELLAFLRQYGVETKVERGGRIFPVSDDARDVVTALTRCLSTRGVKISHHTRVKGLISDGGRVTGVQTEQEIIPAAAVILATGGATYPRTGSSGDGFQLAAALGHQITRLRPALVPLIVDNQGLAKSMQGVSLRNVRLTAFQCPAAEIDAALTPDEDSGRGIARKPPAPVIESRLGEMMLTHFGLGGPITLLMSLSIVAALERGPVSVAIDLKPALNREQLRLRLQRDFDQFSKRGYRRLLAGLLPAKMVDPFVALTGIAPDKPAHQITAAEREGLLNHLKALRFNILRPLPMAAAIVTAGGVSLNEVDPRTMASRLLSGLYFCGEVLNIDADTGGYNLQAAFSTGHVAGEQAVAFVKERMETQLR; via the coding sequence ATGAACAGCAATAACAAGGATGATGGCCACAGAATAATCGTTGTCGGAGCGGGGGCCGGCGGCATGATGGCCGCCGGCCGGGCGGCCGAGCTGGGGGGCGCCGTGCTGCTTCTCGAGAAGACGGATCAACCCGGCAAGAAGCTGCTCATCAGTGGCAAATCCCGCTGCAATCTCACCAACGCCAAAGAACTGGAACCATTTCTCGCCATGTATGGGGCGAACGGCCCCTTCCTGCGCCAGGTCTTTCATCGCTATTTTCGTGAAGAATTGCTTGCTTTTCTGCGGCAATACGGCGTGGAAACCAAGGTCGAACGGGGCGGAAGGATTTTCCCGGTATCCGATGATGCCCGGGATGTGGTGACGGCGCTGACGCGCTGCCTCTCCACCCGCGGCGTAAAAATCAGCCACCATACCCGGGTCAAAGGCCTCATCAGCGATGGTGGCCGGGTGACCGGCGTACAGACAGAGCAAGAAATTATTCCCGCGGCGGCGGTCATCCTGGCCACCGGCGGGGCGACCTACCCGCGAACCGGTTCCAGCGGCGATGGCTTTCAACTGGCAGCGGCCCTGGGACATCAGATAACCAGGCTGCGTCCGGCATTGGTGCCCCTGATCGTGGACAACCAGGGGCTGGCCAAATCCATGCAGGGGGTAAGTCTCCGGAATGTCCGCCTGACAGCCTTCCAGTGCCCGGCGGCAGAAATTGACGCGGCCCTTACACCTGACGAAGACAGCGGACGCGGTATAGCCAGAAAGCCCCCGGCGCCGGTCATCGAAAGCCGCCTGGGAGAGATGATGTTGACCCATTTCGGCCTGGGAGGCCCCATTACCCTTCTCATGAGTCTGTCCATCGTGGCTGCCCTGGAACGCGGCCCCGTCAGTGTGGCCATTGATCTCAAACCCGCCCTGAATCGCGAGCAACTGCGTTTGAGATTACAGCGGGATTTCGACCAGTTCAGCAAACGCGGCTACCGCCGCCTCCTCGCCGGCCTGCTGCCCGCCAAAATGGTTGACCCCTTTGTGGCCCTGACCGGGATTGCTCCCGACAAGCCGGCCCACCAGATAACGGCGGCGGAACGGGAAGGGCTCCTGAATCACCTGAAGGCCCTCCGCTTCAATATCCTCCGTCCGCTGCCCATGGCGGCTGCCATTGTCACAGCGGGCGGCGTATCACTCAATGAAGTTGATCCCCGCACGATGGCCTCACGATTGCTTTCCGGGCTCTATTTCTGCGGCGAGGTGCTAAATATAGATGCCGACACGGGCGGTTAC